The following are encoded together in the Physeter macrocephalus isolate SW-GA unplaced genomic scaffold, ASM283717v5 random_428, whole genome shotgun sequence genome:
- the BRF2 gene encoding transcription factor IIIB 50 kDa subunit yields MPGGGRCPDCGSTELVEDSHYSQNQLVCSDCGCVVTEGVLTTTFTDEGNLREVTYSRSTGENEQVSRSQQRGLCRVRDLCRVLQLPPTFEDTAVAYYQQAYQHSGIRAARLQKKEVLVGCCVLITCRQRNWPLTMGTICTLLYADLDVFSGTYMQMVKLLGLDVPSLCLVDLVKTYCSSFKLFEASPSVPAKYVEDKEKMLSRTLQLVELADETWLVTGRHPLPVITAATFLAWQSLRPSDRLTCSLARFCKLASVDLPYPASSRLQELLAVLLRLAEQLAWLQVLKLDKRSVVAHVGDLLQHRHMLVRKAFRDGTAEPDALDAREKELQGPGQGQGWGKEDRGDGSLDLLAGKRPASPALLLPPCMLKPPKRICPTPPVSTVTGDENISDSEIEQYLRTPQEVRDFQRAQAARQAATSVPNPP; encoded by the exons ATGCCGGGCGGAGGCCGGTGTCCCGATTGCGGCTCCACTGAGCTCGTGGAAGACTCGCACTATTCGCAGAACCAGCTGGTGTGCTCCGACTGCGGCTGTGTGGTCACCGAGGGAGTCCTTACTACCACCTTCACTGACGAGGGCAACCTCCGAG AAGTAACATATTCCCGAAGCACAGGCGAAAACGAACAAGTTAGTCGCAGCCAGCAACGAG GTCTCTGCCGAGTGAGAGACCTCTGTCGAGTTCTGCAGCTGCCACCAACATTTGAGGACACGGCAGTTGCCTACTACCAACAGGCATATCAGCACTCTGGCATCCGTGCTGCCAGGCTGCAGAAGAAGGAGGTGTTGGTCGGGTGCTGTGTCTTAATCACCTGCCGGCAGCGTAACTGGCCCCTGACCATGGGAACCATCTGCACCCTGCTGTATGCAGATTTGGATGTGTTTTCTGGCACCTACATGCAGATGGTGAAGCTCCTGGGGCTGGATGTGCCATCTCTGTGCTTGGTGGACCTGGTGAAGACCTACTGTAGCAG CTTCAAACTGTTTGAAGCCTCCCCGTCTGTGCCAGCTAAGTACGTGGAAGACAAGGAGAAGATGCTGTCGCGAACGCTGCAGTTGGTGGAGCTGGCAGATGAGACGTGGCTGGTGACCGGGCGGCATCCCTTGCCTGTCATCACCGCTGCCACTTTCCTGGCTTGGCAGTCGCTGCGGCCTTCAGATCGGCTGACGTGTTCCCTTGCCCGATTTTGTAAATTGGCGAGCGTGGACCTGCCCTACCCCGCTTCCTCCCGCCTGCAGGAGCTGCTGGCTGTGCTGCTGCGGCTGGCCGAGCAGCTGGCCTGGTTGCAGGTCCTGAAGCTTGACAAGCGGTCTGTGGTTGCGCACGTCGGCGACCTTCTCCAGCACCGCCACATGTTGGTCCGCAAGGCCTTTCGAGACGGAACAGCAGAGCCAGACGCGCTGGACGCCCGGGAGAAGGAGCTGCAGGGGCCGGGGCAGGGGCAAGGATGGGGAAAAGAGGACCGGGGCGACGGCTCCTTAGATTTGCTTGCAGGGAAGCGGCCAGCGAgccccgccctcctcctcccaccctgcaTGTTGAAGCCCCCAAAGCGGATCTGTCCCACACCCCCTGTCTCCACGGTCACTGGAGATGAGAACATTTCTGACAGTGAGATCGAGCAGTATTTGCGTACCCCTCAGGAAGTTAGGGACTTCCAGAGAGCCCAGGCCGCTAGACAGGCTGCCACGAGTGTTCCTAACCCTCCCTGA